CTAGTTAATGGCAATTAAATTATGAGTAcaaacttttcaataaataaataaataaatttgagtacaaaaatcattttttatagATTAGATAGCTGTCAAACTTCTGTTGTTTTCGGAAGTAGAATGGTACGGAGCCATAAAATGGTCTCAAGTTTAACCAACTAATATGAAACGTCAAAACTTTAAAAAGATTTTGCGCGCTAATCTGGGAGCGGGACTATAACTAAATGTTCAATTCAAATGGAAAATGAAGCAAAACGAAGCGCAGCTAGCTCTGTGCAAGCGCACCTGCACGTATGCCTTAATCAATCAACGACGTTTTTCAACCAGAAGAGCGAGAGCTATTTATTTGCGAGGACAATCGGAGAATGGATTGTAACTTCCTCAACATTGAAGTTCATCCCGAATTAACGAGATAGGTGCACCAACAATATATAGCAGACATGCACCATGATAAACGAGATACTACAATGTTATGCCATCAAGAGTAGCCATGCTTATACTACATATAGTACTTCTGGTATATAAGATTTTAGGACATTGCCGATTGAAGGGAGATGCTAGCTCCGATGGTACCAATTAATCAAGCGAGGCGTAGATCGTGGGATCCGAATCCCCCTCCGTGGTGATCAAGGTGAGAGTGGTCGTTGTGTTGCGAACGGTAATTAGCATATATATTTGAGACCCCATTTCCTAACGCAACGCCGTAGTCGTAGCCTCCATCGTCGTCATCCACTAACCCATAGTGTGGATCTTCGCATTTGGGCTCCTAGAGTAAAAATCCAAGGAATTAAAAAGTACCCCTTATTTTGAATCACTAACACAACATTTATCCAATACAGTTATGTGCAAACAActactcttttttattttattttatttataaaaaaaaaaaaacttaaagtaAGAGAGTACAAAACTCCTTAAAGCTCACTCAATTTCTAAATTCAAATTTACTAAAACTGTTACACGAACCTATTTGGTAACCCTTGCATATTCTCTATTGAAAAATCAATGAATCAAATCTTACCGAAAGCAAGAATTAATCATTACTTCCCCGGCCCGTATAGGAGTCCTTTTATTTCACGAGTTAAATTCGTATTTGCGAATTTAGCTCACGTGATTGGCGTAGTTTATGACTTAATTTTTATGACTTGGATTCAAGATGCTTACGAAGCCCATTAGGAGAGTTCCATGCCTTTCCTCCAAGTTCTTTACCTGCAAATATATAGTAGCAGTTTTTGGCAATGGAAGCAACAGCAAAAGTGGGTCTTGTGCATGATTAAGAAGGGCATGGATGCCATGGACCaaatttcaactaaaaaaaagtttagattAATGAAGATACACTGACCTTCTTCCTATAGGTATCTGTTGAAGTTTTGATCACATGATACTGTCACGAAACATACAAATTTAAGCGTCGTTTCGTTAGCTGAAACAATCTATTCGATACACAGTAATACAGAAAATAAAGACATTAAGAagcaaataaaaatgaaaaatttatcaTTTGAAGATGGTCCAATGGAAAAAAATAACCGAAACATACGGTTGATTACACACATAATTGTTGAGTAGTGAAGGGAAATAAtgagcggaaaaaaaaaaaaacagaactaCACAATACTGAGAAAATTAGTTTTAACGCGATTTTCTCAATATATAGCAATGCATGCACTTCCAAAAAGGTTTATACGCATTTTACTGATATCAATGCCTTATTTGTACATCTACCACTACGCAGCGGATTGTAGTTAGCATTTTCGAAATGGAAAAAGGAAGATCAAAGGAAAACAACACAACAAATATTAATGAGATGCAGTAGATCTAGACTTTGACTATGATCTACAACCTTTCGATCGCGGGTATTTGTCAAAGACTCTGCCATTTCTTGCTCAAGACAGTGCAGTTCGTGGATTCTCAGACCGTGCAAATCCTCACCCATTCTTTGCCTGTGAAACCAAACCCTAGCGAAATTAGTTTAcgccgacaaaaaaaaaaaaaaaaaaaggaggaggagaaaatgCCCCTTGTTAGTTTTGTTCCTAAAAATTTAAccaattctttattttgttcGATCATCTTTGTCTCTTTGTAACCAGTTGTTTGATTCAACAAATAATACTAGCTGTGATCTATGAAAAGAAGCCCTTTTTATCGGCAcaaagtatatatatttataacaattttaattactttatttttgccAAATAATAGGATGTTAAAGTAAAATTAGATTATTATAGCAGGCCAACATCATTCATCAACTTGAACATGAGACCTCGCACGCTTGGCACCTAAGTTCCATGTCACGACCGCTTGAGCTATAGCTCTGGGTCATTTTAGGCACTGTTTCGTTAGggttttatttgttaagaataTATTTTTCggtttacgagacagatcattcttaTCAGGATAAATCAcccttatttgaaaaataaatacttattttagttagccGGGGCTTTAATCCCATCTCACCTACCAAAAAtaagagaagtaaaaaaaatttcgtaatTGCCTATTCCTCAAGTTTGTACCTGATCTCTCTCCTTAGTCTGTTGTTGATCTCCTTCAGTTTTCTCAAGTGCTCTTGCATTCTCTATGCAAATCAGCATTACAGATCAGTAACCTaattcacacacacatacagagagagagagagagagagagagaatacctcGTAGTGGGTTTTCCATAGATCGATGCCAAGAGCCTTCTGGTAGTCATCGTAGATCTTTTTCGTCCTAATTCACAACAGGTAATTAAGCGATGATGAATCTCCATGGATCGTGACAACAAAGTCTTTAATTCAAAGGTATGAAACTGGCGTAGTAGataaagaaaatgcaagaaTACGTATTGTATGTGAGACGTACGAGACAGAGGGACTGATGTACTCGTGGAATTTTCCGGTGGTGGAGAACATGATGAGGGAGACCTTGGCATCACAGAGAACAGACAGCTCCTGGGCTTTCTTGAAAATCCCATTCCTTCTCTTCGAATAAGTCACCTGTCTGTTGGTTGCATTCTCTATCCTCCTGATCTCAATCTTTCCAcgccccatctctctctctctctctctgggtagTTGAACTTGAAACAAGGCTTTGGTTTTGTAGAGGAAGAAGGGGCGAAATGGTAAAGGATAATGATTACCACACAACTATTTGGACACACGTCCATTCACATAATTAAGTGTCTGAACCCGTCTTATGTGTGTACGTGGATCAAGATCCTAAACATGTATCGATTCGCGTGTCTTCCAATGCTCTTACGCTACCATGTACAAGTGAGATGAGAAATCACGTACGTATCGACCGACTTTCGTTAAGTATTGGCTCGTTTCTGATTCATACAGCTCATGGTTGTTGCTGCCACTATGGCTAATTAAGGCCCTCTAAAGAatctttttgccaaaaatgatttttaagaaCTCGCGACCGTGACAATTGATTCTCAATACGTATCTTTCAATACTTACGATGTCACATTACAATTGCTATTGTTATACGGGTTTCAATATCGTTACTTAAACCATCGCATGTGTATGTATCTCTCAATACGCACGATGTAGTTACACCACAATTGCTATCGTACGTTACGTGTGAAAATCTCACTCGGATCGCATGGAATCGACTTACATTATTGTGTCTGCTCAATtagagagaagaaaagggagTGGGGTTAGTAGATGCCTATATGCGGAAAAGTGGAGGGAAAAGGGCGATTGTTGCGTAACTAAAGTAAAGTGTGTTGCCAAATTCGTGAAAGGGGCCTTTTGTTTTGCATGTCGACACTGTTTATTGTTACTGGTGATGCTCTGAGTAACGTGTCAATGCCTGGCCATTTTGATCTTGACAGGACATACACAGACGACAACCCCATCtctctcgagagagagagtgaagaacACGCTCGTGTTAATTAGCCCCTCCGTATTATGACTGAAACTTAACACATAATTTGCAGGCGCGAGCGGGAGTGAAAGTGCGAGCGTGAAAATATTTTCGAAACACGTCTCAACGATGGAAAAGTCTATAATACACATCCTTTTAAAGGGTGTACCTATGCacatattttatggttcattcataatattttagtgtgcttcgtaacttttgttctagaattcataaccttttagCAGTataattcgtaacattttcattataattcataacattttggtgtatctcttaacctttatacgattcgaaactttttagcaatacaattCGGGGAAAGTCTACCATACACACCcattaaaagggtgtaccatatgcacctattttaaagttcattcataacattttagtatgtttcgtaacttttgttctggaattcataacctttcagcagtatgattcgtaacattttcattatgattcataacattttttgtGTATcttgtaacctttatacgatttgtaactttttagcaatacgattcgtaacattttctctgcaattcataacattttttagggtgcatatgatacacctgcgattcgtaacattttctttacaattcataatattttgagaaTGTATATGATACACACTTAAATAAAATGTGTATATTATAGTTTTTCCCCTCAACTTAATAAGAATCAAGCGATCATTGAGAGCGGGGCGCAGAGCACCTTGAAAGATCATGATATGTGATTTAGGTCTGGAATAAAAAGATACAGAGAGGATTGGTGATTAATTGTTTTCCTTCGACCAGAGGATTGGTTTATTGCCCTGCTGTTACTAGCTTACATGGTTTTATACATAAAAGCAACCAACACCTCTTGAGGGAGGACACATAGGTCTAGCCGTCTAGGGAACGGACGAGGGGCTGGACAGCCGCCCCGTTCgctaaaaaagtttttcttaaaatttggaTCATTAATTATCAAGATGGATAATGAAATTGGGCACTGCTGAATGTTACTGTTCATAAGAAaacgtacttattttttaaattaaaaataatatattataaaaaaataacatgttttgtaaaaataaataaataaatcttagCAGAACGGAACTGTGGTAGCCGATCGGGGAAAAAGATCCAAAATAGTACTCCACTTCAATAGTTTACGTCAGGTGGGCCCTATACACTCAACTCAAGGGCTGTGAACTGGGCGGATCTAGATTGAAGATTCGGTGGCCATGGAAAGTTGAGCATGGCCTCTTTAGCTGAATCTAGAAGCTACTATATTCACGATGGGGGAGTATCATCTAAGATTAGAGGCCTAATTAAGGACGGTAATTATGGTCTTGAGTGAGACATGATGGAGAGAGTTCGACGATAATTAACGTTGTCGAGATCAGTCCTAGGTTGGGTCACATCTCTCTAAAAACACCCATCACAGCTCGCCTTTCAAGGTTTAGCCGCCTCCCGCAAAATCCTCCCTTTTTTAATCATACTCCTTAAAAAGCTGCTTATTGCCtacttttgaaaacaaatgtgCCCCTGCTCGCgcgctctctctttctctctctctccctctccctctcccgaTTAAAACAACAGTATTGGTATTGTTAGCGTAATACGGAGTAACAGAGGTGAGTTGACGATAAAcatactaaaaaataagaaatatatatatttttgtatattttttatactcTATAATATACATTCACGCATGTACTATTATCAGTCTATtagctgattttaaaatttttcttaaaACAATTCCACTCTGGAGGCGGACTTGGGATTGGGAGATGATGCCTATTGCCTAGCAGTCTATTCGGCCATTTATTTTGACAATTGACAGCTTAAATCTTGACCGAGTAATAGATGATTCAGATTTATATGCGCTCAGATTCAATCTGAGCCATCCGTACCAAAATGAATGATCGAATGCCGCTCGGCACCAGAGGCGGCTCTATGTAGGGCATTGCATGGTCAATTGAAcacccaaacaattttttttgcttagaatatatgtaaaaattatgtgttaacttttttttgaacacccaactTAAATATCATTGAACACCCAATTCTAATAGTCTTGAACatctaatccaaaaaaattgaacacccaactcaaaactaattgaacactcaatcacaACTCAATTATGGCCCATTAATCTAGATAATTTGAACACATAACATATTACCTCAAATAAAACTTCTAATCATTATTaacattgaaaaaagaaagagaaaatgaagaatttacAGGtgtaagtattttattttatttttgtctagTTAACTTTTAGAATTAcaaacaaagctttaaaaaaaattcaactacattgcaaacctcgttaacttgaataatattcttCGAATTTAAGACTGcgatagaaaatctcatcatgtcatCATAAAGAACGACAATTTCGAGAACGTCAGTCCCAACATACTCGCTATAATTTCTTTCAGAAGGTTTTTAGTAGATTAAAATGGTTCAATGTTagcacaaaatatgaactcatatagaacaactgtaaaattttaccCCCTCCATTCTCAAAACACTGTCTACTACGCAATACAactactttcaaaaaaaatatttgttaaaaaaatagtatctatttttaagttctcatttcgcTTGGTAGTTAACTTTTTTAGAATAGAGGTTATGTTTTTCTACCGCACTATTTATACATGTATCATTGGTTAATAGATCAACTGGTAGAGTTAAGATAAATGCTGAACACCTTACTTTAAATTCTTGGAGCTGCCACTGCTCGGCACCCATTTGGCACCGGAGTTCTTGGCAGCATTCTTAGGTCTACACGCGcacgcgagagagagagaaggggtggGGGGAATCGTGAAATGCGGTAGGGGGTCAATGCGCATTAAACGCGTGCAAGAATGGCTAGAGGCGAGTGGTGGGTTTTTGGGAGGATTTAGGGGTCCTTCGGCTAAAAAATTcatttgacctttttttttttgtctttattcaattttttttcctcatttgtttgtttttcatcaattttttaagaattattacttcgtcatgtcgagaggaatttaaaaagtaaaaatttacaataaaaattcaattttttttaaataaagacgaaaaaattgtcttatttttgtctttatttaaaaaaattggatttcagttataatttttttactttttagattcctctcgtcatgacaaagtaatagtttttaaaaaattgacaaaaaactaacaaatgcgaaaaaaatttgaataaagacaaaaaaaaaaaccaaattactTTTTTAGCCGAAGGACCCTTAGTGGGACATGAAATTTTATACTCCCCCAAAgctataaattaaaaagtaaaaccgGCCAAAAATTATCTCAAAAATTGCTTCCCTTACAGAGGCAAGGCCCAAAACAAATCAGAACCAAATACCAAAGCCAGCTAGGTTATTAGTTGTGAGCCCACTGGATCTCATTGCTTCGTTAAAGGGACTAGTAATGGATGGTGTCCATGAATCGTGATGACCCCTTGCCTACGAAGTGAAGGAACTCAACTTGCAGCAGATTTTAGTGCGAGACTCCGAAATGCATTCCATACTCTTATCTCAAATGTATATAGACCAGAGCGTGGGATGCATTTCGGGGTCTCACATGCACTAACGACCGGAGCCGTTTGATT
This DNA window, taken from Rhododendron vialii isolate Sample 1 chromosome 8a, ASM3025357v1, encodes the following:
- the LOC131298405 gene encoding agamous-like MADS-box protein TM6, which translates into the protein MGRGKIEIRRIENATNRQVTYSKRRNGIFKKAQELSVLCDAKVSLIMFSTTGKFHEYISPSVSTKKIYDDYQKALGIDLWKTHYERMQEHLRKLKEINNRLRREIRQRMGEDLHGLRIHELHCLEQEMAESLTNTRDRKYHVIKTSTDTYRKKVKNLEERHGTLLMGFEPKCEDPHYGLVDDDDGGYDYGVALGNGVSNIYANYRSQHNDHSHLDHHGGGFGSHDLRLA